Proteins found in one Campylobacter lari genomic segment:
- the recJ gene encoding single-stranded-DNA-specific exonuclease RecJ: protein MLNKAKIKKILHQRFINDTHVKLCDLPMPSCLKDVYKGALRIKEAIEKNQKLAIVGDYDVDGVISCVILSEFFDDIGFDYIVKIPNRFKDGYGLNEEIINELDGVDLIITVDNGIAAFDAAELCLQKGIDLIITDHHMPPATLPKAYAIINPKQQDCEFPDIEICGAQVAWYLVAAIKEVCKINYNMCKFIELLSIAIIADMMELRDLNRALVRKGIECINDSKRVAFKAIKQYFGKDKFELDNISFLIAPLINSAGRMDDAIISYKFLHSKNIDEVMGYLEQIITYNNSRKDEERELFKQCLEQVDENDPVIIVNGQNWHEGVLGIVASRLAKHFNKPAFVFSECEQKAKASVRSVGRIDILNVIEQAKEFVLSYGGHKGAAGVLVELEKFSIFKNKLYEICQNIPKDDFYNADEVLGSIDPNEVDFELLEILEFFEPFGHKNPRPYFKFDKLFVKNKRRLGKEENHIKLILTQGNKTLEALFFNFDYEPEIGENINFIASVSKNNFRGLITPQLTIKEILR, encoded by the coding sequence AAAGCTTGCTATTGTTGGGGATTATGATGTAGATGGAGTGATTTCTTGTGTGATTTTATCTGAATTTTTTGATGATATTGGTTTTGATTATATAGTAAAAATTCCAAATCGTTTTAAAGATGGATATGGTCTAAATGAAGAAATTATCAATGAACTTGATGGGGTAGATTTAATCATTACTGTAGATAATGGTATAGCAGCATTTGATGCAGCAGAGCTTTGTTTGCAAAAAGGAATTGATTTAATCATCACTGATCATCATATGCCTCCAGCTACTTTACCAAAAGCTTATGCGATCATTAATCCTAAACAACAAGATTGTGAATTTCCTGATATTGAAATTTGTGGAGCTCAAGTGGCTTGGTATTTGGTTGCTGCGATAAAAGAAGTATGTAAGATTAATTATAATATGTGTAAATTCATCGAACTTTTGTCAATTGCAATTATCGCAGATATGATGGAGCTTAGAGACTTAAATAGAGCCTTAGTTAGAAAAGGTATAGAGTGTATTAATGATTCAAAACGAGTGGCATTTAAAGCGATTAAGCAGTATTTTGGTAAGGATAAATTCGAACTTGATAATATTAGCTTTTTAATTGCACCTTTGATTAATAGTGCAGGTAGAATGGATGATGCGATTATTTCTTATAAATTTTTACATTCTAAAAATATTGATGAAGTTATGGGATATTTAGAGCAAATCATTACTTATAATAATAGTCGCAAAGATGAAGAACGTGAGCTTTTTAAGCAGTGTTTAGAGCAAGTTGATGAAAACGATCCTGTAATTATTGTTAATGGTCAAAATTGGCATGAGGGTGTTTTGGGCATAGTTGCAAGTCGCTTAGCAAAGCATTTTAACAAACCTGCCTTTGTTTTTTCAGAATGTGAGCAAAAAGCTAAAGCTAGTGTTAGAAGCGTGGGTAGGATAGATATTTTAAATGTTATAGAGCAAGCTAAAGAATTCGTTTTAAGCTATGGTGGGCATAAAGGCGCAGCTGGAGTTTTAGTCGAGCTTGAAAAATTTAGTATTTTTAAAAATAAACTTTATGAAATTTGTCAAAATATCCCTAAAGATGATTTTTACAATGCTGATGAGGTTTTGGGTAGTATTGACCCAAATGAAGTTGATTTTGAACTTTTAGAGATATTAGAATTTTTTGAACCTTTTGGACATAAAAACCCAAGACCTTATTTTAAATTTGATAAGCTTTTTGTAAAAAATAAAAGAAGATTAGGTAAGGAAGAAAACCATATAAAGCTTATTCTAACACAAGGAAATAAGACTTTAGAAGCTTTATTTTTTAACTTTGACTATGAACCAGAAATTGGGGAAAATATCAATTTTATAGCGAGTGTTTCCAAAAATAATTTTAGAGGATTAATTACCCCTCAACTTACTATCAAAGAAATTCTTAGATAA
- a CDS encoding RluA family pseudouridine synthase — protein MAYIKKKLSNNGKKAFRLLMDELKISMCEAQKLIDKKRLFCNGNLVEEKNKFLDGLVELIVYENNPKGLEIVYENEGFAIVEKPSGVLTHPNGRNCAYSLCDEIWHLWGEKACVAHRLDKETSGLLLIAKHKNAQIELKTMFEKRLVQKSYLALVKGKTGKEFIVDKSMDLAKDYDAVKTRMHICENGKEALTQFYTLEYFENLDASLVLAKPLTGRQHQIRLHLFHVKHKILGEPLYGLEKTQIEQILDGKMSDIERAQITGAKRLLLHSFSLEFTYKNQKFLIQSQKDIKDEFLKNLP, from the coding sequence ATGGCATATATAAAAAAGAAACTATCAAATAATGGAAAAAAGGCATTTAGACTACTTATGGATGAGTTAAAAATTTCTATGTGTGAAGCACAAAAACTCATTGACAAAAAAAGACTATTTTGTAATGGAAATTTGGTAGAAGAAAAAAACAAATTTTTAGATGGTTTAGTGGAATTAATCGTATATGAAAATAATCCTAAAGGATTGGAAATAGTTTATGAAAATGAAGGTTTTGCTATCGTAGAAAAACCAAGCGGTGTGCTAACTCATCCTAATGGACGCAATTGTGCTTATAGTCTTTGTGATGAAATTTGGCATTTATGGGGTGAAAAAGCTTGCGTGGCTCATAGATTAGATAAAGAAACAAGCGGGCTTTTGCTCATAGCTAAACATAAAAATGCACAAATTGAGTTAAAAACCATGTTTGAAAAAAGATTAGTGCAAAAAAGCTATCTTGCACTAGTAAAAGGAAAAACCGGAAAAGAATTTATAGTAGATAAAAGCATGGATTTAGCTAAAGACTATGATGCAGTAAAAACTAGAATGCATATTTGTGAGAATGGCAAAGAAGCTTTAACACAATTTTACACTTTAGAATATTTTGAAAATTTAGATGCTAGTTTAGTTTTAGCCAAACCTCTAACAGGAAGACAACACCAAATAAGACTACATTTGTTTCATGTGAAACATAAAATTTTAGGTGAGCCTTTATATGGTTTAGAAAAAACACAAATAGAGCAAATCTTAGATGGAAAAATGAGTGATATCGAAAGAGCTCAAATCACAGGTGCTAAAAGACTACTTTTGCACTCTTTTAGCTTAGAATTTACATATAAAAATCAAAAATTTTTGATACAATCTCAAAAAGATATAAAAGATGAATTTTTGAAAAATCTACCTTAG
- a CDS encoding pseudouridine synthase, with amino-acid sequence MRINKFISHNSKYSRREADELIKQGLVKINKKTALLSDSVNVEDKVFINGKKLHKKTQFSVIIYHKQKGEIVSKKDDRGRKTIYHTLPKQFSTWLSVGRLDFASEGLLLLTDSPVIADALMHSDLEREYYLKVKGSVDKNVIEAMQNGLEIQNEKKGAHAKTKITSMSFAPFLGFEIFGSSGGYTKLKVIINEGKNRELRRFFGHFDLEVMDLKRVAFGALDLGMLKAGKYRYLENGEYEKLRDFLKTNDIRY; translated from the coding sequence ATGAGAATTAATAAATTCATCTCACACAATAGCAAATATTCTCGCCGCGAGGCTGATGAGCTAATCAAGCAAGGCTTAGTAAAAATCAATAAAAAAACAGCCTTGCTAAGTGATAGTGTAAATGTTGAAGATAAAGTTTTTATCAATGGTAAAAAACTCCATAAGAAAACACAATTTTCAGTCATCATTTATCATAAACAAAAAGGTGAAATAGTTAGTAAAAAAGATGATAGAGGTAGAAAAACCATCTATCATACCCTGCCGAAACAATTTAGCACTTGGCTTAGTGTAGGAAGGCTTGACTTTGCAAGCGAGGGATTGCTTTTATTAACTGATTCGCCTGTGATAGCAGATGCGCTTATGCATAGTGATTTAGAAAGAGAATATTACTTAAAAGTAAAGGGTAGTGTAGATAAAAATGTCATTGAAGCTATGCAAAATGGCTTAGAAATTCAAAATGAAAAAAAAGGGGCTCATGCTAAAACCAAAATAACCTCAATGAGTTTTGCTCCATTTTTAGGCTTTGAAATTTTTGGCTCAAGCGGTGGCTATACGAAGCTAAAAGTAATCATTAATGAAGGAAAAAATAGAGAACTAAGACGCTTTTTTGGGCATTTTGATTTAGAAGTAATGGATCTTAAAAGAGTAGCTTTTGGAGCATTAGATCTTGGTATGTTAAAAGCTGGCAAATATCGTTATTTAGAAAATGGTGAGTATGAAAAACTACGCGATTTTTTAAAAACAAATGATATTAGGTATTAA
- the rpsT gene encoding 30S ribosomal protein S20, with amino-acid sequence MANHKSAEKRARQTIKRTERNRFYRTRLKNITKAVREAAANNDKEAAQNALKVANKSIHAMVSRGFLKKQTASRRVSRLALLVNKLA; translated from the coding sequence ATGGCAAACCATAAATCTGCTGAAAAAAGAGCAAGACAAACTATCAAAAGAACTGAAAGAAATAGATTTTATAGAACAAGATTAAAAAACATTACAAAAGCGGTTCGTGAAGCAGCAGCAAATAATGATAAAGAAGCTGCGCAAAATGCATTAAAAGTAGCTAATAAAAGTATTCACGCTATGGTAAGTCGTGGATTTTTGAAAAAACAAACTGCATCACGCCGTGTTAGCAGATTGGCATTATTGGTAAATAAATTAGCATAA
- the rsmA gene encoding 16S rRNA (adenine(1518)-N(6)/adenine(1519)-N(6))-dimethyltransferase RsmA, translating to MIKAKKHFGQNFLCDKSVVDKIIQAIPKDTKNIVEIGPGLGDLTQELLKIPQAHIRAYEIDKDLIPILNKKFRNEIEGGNFELIHQNASDAFDQGSLSDKEYFLVANLPYYIATNLILKALEDQNCLGLIVMVQKEVAQKFCANEKESNFSALGVLCALICQRQMLFDIQPQSFNPPPKVTSAVMKLIKTTHYQQKCENIEAFKEFLRACFQNPRKQLLSNFKNKKEKILKAFEALDISSTSRAHEISVDSYLKIYDYLKDDYERRKQNSRAK from the coding sequence ATGATAAAAGCAAAAAAACATTTTGGGCAAAATTTTTTATGTGATAAAAGCGTGGTAGATAAAATCATCCAAGCCATACCCAAAGATACTAAAAATATAGTTGAGATTGGGCCTGGCTTAGGTGATTTAACGCAAGAACTTTTGAAAATTCCACAAGCTCATATTAGAGCTTATGAGATTGATAAAGATTTGATTCCTATTTTAAATAAAAAATTTCGAAATGAGATTGAAGGTGGAAATTTTGAGCTTATCCATCAAAACGCAAGTGATGCTTTTGATCAAGGAAGTTTAAGCGATAAAGAGTACTTTTTGGTAGCAAATTTACCATATTATATTGCTACAAATTTGATTTTAAAAGCCCTAGAAGATCAAAATTGTCTTGGGCTTATAGTAATGGTGCAAAAAGAAGTAGCACAGAAATTTTGTGCAAATGAAAAAGAAAGTAATTTTTCGGCTTTAGGGGTGCTTTGTGCATTAATATGCCAAAGGCAAATGCTTTTTGATATACAACCACAAAGCTTTAATCCTCCGCCAAAAGTTACTTCAGCTGTAATGAAGTTAATAAAAACCACTCATTATCAGCAAAAATGTGAAAATATAGAAGCTTTTAAAGAATTTCTTAGAGCTTGTTTTCAAAATCCTAGAAAACAACTCTTATCTAATTTTAAAAATAAAAAAGAAAAAATTTTAAAAGCATTTGAAGCACTAGACATCTCTTCTACCTCAAGAGCTCATGAAATTAGCGTTGATTCATACCTTAAAATTTATGACTATTTAAAGGATGACTATGAGCGAAGAAAACAAAACTCAAGAGCAAAATAA
- a CDS encoding lytic transglycosylase domain-containing protein, which translates to MLKRILLLVVFFNFTFAFDTKIFIGDTYIPENFYKYDKDFKAAARKYNIPMALLKAIALTENAAYEHNIIGKNKNQTRDYGLMQINSIHLKRYKIAEKEIVKSSVNIDTAARLLHEIIQKHGFSWNAIGRYHSANDKYKNIWLDKVMKNLVAIVLKDSKDLFVMEKFRAFKLASLLMNVDKEQYRILLASNN; encoded by the coding sequence ATGTTAAAAAGGATTTTATTATTAGTGGTATTTTTTAATTTTACTTTTGCCTTTGATACAAAAATTTTTATAGGTGATACTTATATACCTGAAAATTTTTATAAATACGATAAGGATTTTAAAGCTGCAGCTAGAAAATATAACATACCTATGGCTTTGCTTAAGGCTATAGCTTTAACAGAAAATGCTGCATATGAGCATAATATCATCGGTAAAAATAAAAACCAAACAAGAGATTATGGTTTAATGCAAATTAATAGCATTCATTTAAAACGCTATAAAATTGCCGAAAAAGAGATTGTGAAATCTAGTGTAAATATTGACACAGCAGCAAGATTGCTTCATGAGATTATACAAAAGCATGGTTTTAGTTGGAATGCTATTGGAAGATACCATTCAGCAAATGATAAATATAAAAATATTTGGCTTGATAAAGTAATGAAAAATTTAGTTGCTATAGTTTTAAAAGACAGCAAAGATCTTTTTGTGATGGAAAAATTTAGAGCTTTTAAACTTGCCTCTCTTTTGATGAATGTAGATAAAGAACAATATAGAATTTTGTTAGCAAGTAATAATTAA
- the rlmN gene encoding 23S rRNA (adenine(2503)-C(2))-methyltransferase RlmN, giving the protein MSELKNILDFTKEELENLVQPKFRAKQIFEWIYKKYVDDFLQMSSLPKDFRAHLQENFHFSPLKCVKDEKSKDGSIKYLFELLDGKKIEAVLLPMKEELVDENGKIIKHARYTICVSSQVGCKSGCSFCLTAKGGLKRNLSAGEIVGQILWIKKHNNIPYERRVNIVYMGMGEPLDNLKNVSKAVRILADNDALAISPRRQTISTSGLAKQIKDLGEMNLGVLLAISLHAVNDELRSELMPINKAYNIASIMEAVRNFPIDQRKRVMFEYLLIDGINDKIEHAKELVKLLNGIKAKVNLILFNPHEGSLYKRPSVENAVKFQDYLSAKGVTCTIRESKGLDISAACGQLKERQSKQ; this is encoded by the coding sequence TTGAGTGAATTAAAAAATATATTAGATTTTACTAAAGAAGAATTGGAAAATTTAGTCCAGCCAAAATTTAGAGCAAAGCAAATTTTTGAATGGATATATAAAAAATATGTAGATGATTTTTTACAAATGTCATCTTTGCCAAAAGATTTTAGAGCGCACTTGCAAGAAAATTTTCATTTTTCACCTCTAAAATGTGTGAAAGATGAAAAAAGCAAAGATGGTAGTATAAAATATCTTTTTGAACTTTTAGATGGTAAAAAAATCGAAGCTGTTTTGCTACCAATGAAAGAAGAACTTGTAGATGAAAATGGAAAAATCATCAAACATGCAAGATATACCATTTGTGTTTCCTCACAAGTGGGGTGTAAAAGTGGGTGTAGTTTTTGTCTGACTGCTAAAGGCGGTTTGAAAAGAAATTTAAGCGCAGGGGAGATAGTAGGACAAATTTTATGGATCAAAAAACATAACAACATACCTTATGAAAGAAGGGTTAATATAGTCTATATGGGTATGGGTGAGCCTTTGGATAATCTTAAAAATGTTTCTAAGGCAGTTAGAATTTTAGCAGATAATGATGCTTTGGCAATAAGCCCTAGAAGACAAACTATAAGTACAAGTGGTTTAGCAAAGCAGATCAAAGATCTTGGAGAAATGAATTTAGGTGTGCTTTTGGCTATTTCGCTCCATGCAGTTAATGATGAGCTTAGAAGTGAATTAATGCCTATTAATAAAGCTTATAATATAGCAAGTATTATGGAAGCAGTGAGAAATTTTCCTATAGATCAGCGTAAAAGAGTGATGTTTGAATACCTTTTAATCGATGGGATAAATGATAAAATAGAACATGCAAAAGAGCTAGTCAAACTTTTAAATGGTATAAAAGCCAAAGTAAATTTAATACTTTTTAATCCACATGAAGGAAGTTTATATAAAAGACCAAGCGTTGAAAATGCGGTTAAATTTCAAGATTATTTAAGTGCAAAAGGTGTTACTTGTACGATAAGAGAAAGTAAAGGGCTTGATATTTCAGCTGCATGCGGACAGCTTAAAGAAAGGCAGAGTAAACAATGA
- a CDS encoding radical SAM protein — translation MVDKKQLLENQLFQNRYIKPNISWYFSYLNGKRGIARIFKVPYAALMKKFYLKKYFEKRVLEGKVDIPYLELVLTTRCTLRCESCNNLMQYFSPSNQYTCTLEGIIESLDLLLSKVDSIARVRIIGGEPLLFKDLPQLIDYLDAQKKILTFDILTNATIDFKEDLILRFKKSKKARKISISDYRKSPNLKIPLKQESILSKLKQNNIAFSYNTIDYWYDIDKIYKRGRSKEDIIKNYYNCQMSCVSLMTSEGLENKQLAPKGAIFVCPISSSLSRLKGLEEFNGDFLNLVDSKERFFEFYSQDFYKSCDYCRDFSQPIKKIPIAIQTDKVLKLEKD, via the coding sequence ATGGTAGATAAAAAACAATTGTTAGAAAATCAATTATTTCAAAATAGATATATAAAGCCAAATATTTCTTGGTATTTTTCGTATTTAAATGGTAAAAGAGGAATTGCTAGAATTTTTAAAGTTCCTTATGCTGCTTTGATGAAAAAATTTTATTTGAAAAAATACTTTGAAAAGAGGGTTTTGGAAGGTAAGGTAGATATTCCTTATTTAGAATTAGTTTTAACTACAAGATGTACTTTGCGCTGTGAGTCATGCAATAATTTGATGCAATATTTTTCACCATCAAATCAATATACCTGTACTTTAGAGGGTATTATAGAATCATTAGATCTACTTTTATCTAAGGTGGACTCTATTGCAAGAGTTAGAATTATAGGTGGAGAACCTTTGTTGTTTAAAGATTTACCACAACTAATTGATTATTTAGATGCTCAAAAGAAAATACTAACTTTTGATATTTTAACTAATGCTACTATCGATTTTAAAGAAGATCTGATTTTGAGATTTAAAAAATCAAAAAAAGCAAGAAAAATAAGTATTTCAGATTATAGAAAATCACCAAATTTAAAAATACCTTTAAAGCAGGAGAGTATTTTAAGCAAACTTAAGCAAAACAATATAGCATTTTCTTATAACACAATAGATTATTGGTATGATATAGATAAAATTTACAAGCGCGGTAGAAGCAAAGAAGATATAATTAAAAATTATTATAATTGTCAGATGTCATGTGTAAGTTTGATGACATCTGAGGGTTTAGAAAATAAACAATTAGCACCTAAAGGAGCCATTTTTGTTTGCCCTATATCAAGTTCCTTATCTCGTTTAAAAGGACTTGAAGAATTTAATGGTGATTTTTTAAATTTAGTGGATTCTAAAGAAAGATTTTTTGAATTTTATTCTCAAGATTTTTATAAATCTTGTGATTATTGTAGAGATTTTAGTCAGCCTATCAAAAAAATTCCAATTGCAATACAAACAGATAAAGTTTTAAAATTAGAAAAAGACTAA
- a CDS encoding ribonuclease J has protein sequence MSEENKTQEQNKTKRFNKFKNKRKKDSQTQEQNSEIKNETKVENTQTEASEEKKKKKKNRNLPSKLSGNEEWQIELAKSIEANKIMHELRLHPLKHNNSSEHKIRITPLGGLGEIGGNITVFETNNDAIIVDIGMSFPDGTMHGVDIIIPDFDYVRKIKNKIRAIIITHAHEDHIGAVPYFFKEFQFPIYATPLALGMISNKFEEHGLKAERKWFRPITKRQIYEIGEFNLEWIHITHSIIDACALAIKTKAGTIIHTGDFKIDQTPIDGYPTDLSRLAQYGEEGVLCLLSDSTNSYKEGYTKSESSVGPTFDQIFAKTKGRVIMSTFSSNIHRVYQAISYGLKYGRKVCVIGRSMERNLYTTMELGYIKLDRKIFIDADEVSKYKDNEVLIVTTGSQGETMSALYRMATDEHKFIKIKPSDQVIISAKAIPGNEANVSAVLDFLLKAGAKVAYQEFSEIHVSGHASIEEQKLMLTLVKPKFFLPVHGEYNHINKHKETALKCGIPERNIYLMSDGDQVELCQKYIKRVKTVKTGKVFVDNQINKQIADDVVIDRQKLADSGIVVIIAQLDKASKTLINKPRVFSYGLVADKQDGAFSKEMSDVLSQFFPNVKDEILDNPKVLEAQIRQVLRKHIFRKIKKYPTIVPTIFVM, from the coding sequence ATGAGCGAAGAAAACAAAACTCAAGAGCAAAATAAAACTAAAAGATTTAATAAATTCAAAAACAAAAGAAAAAAAGATTCACAAACTCAAGAGCAAAATAGTGAAATTAAAAACGAAACAAAAGTAGAAAATACTCAAACTGAAGCTAGCGAAGAAAAAAAGAAAAAGAAAAAAAATAGAAATTTACCTTCTAAATTAAGCGGTAATGAAGAATGGCAAATAGAACTTGCCAAAAGCATAGAAGCTAATAAAATCATGCACGAGCTAAGACTTCACCCTTTAAAACACAACAACTCAAGCGAACATAAAATTCGTATTACACCTTTGGGTGGGCTTGGGGAAATCGGTGGAAATATCACTGTTTTTGAAACCAACAACGATGCGATTATCGTTGATATAGGTATGAGTTTTCCAGATGGAACCATGCATGGAGTAGATATTATCATACCTGATTTTGACTATGTAAGAAAGATTAAAAACAAAATTCGCGCTATCATCATCACTCATGCTCATGAAGATCACATCGGCGCTGTGCCGTATTTTTTCAAAGAATTTCAATTTCCTATCTACGCAACACCTTTAGCGCTAGGTATGATTTCAAATAAATTTGAAGAGCATGGTTTAAAGGCTGAGCGCAAATGGTTTAGACCTATAACAAAAAGACAAATTTATGAAATAGGTGAATTTAATTTAGAATGGATTCATATAACCCACTCTATCATCGATGCTTGTGCTTTAGCTATTAAAACTAAAGCAGGAACCATTATACACACTGGCGATTTTAAAATAGATCAAACACCAATTGATGGTTATCCAACAGATTTAAGTCGTTTAGCTCAATATGGCGAAGAAGGTGTGCTTTGTCTTTTAAGTGATAGTACAAACTCATATAAAGAAGGTTATACAAAAAGTGAAAGCTCAGTAGGCCCTACTTTTGATCAAATTTTTGCCAAAACTAAAGGCAGGGTAATCATGAGTACCTTTAGTTCTAATATACACCGTGTATATCAAGCTATTAGCTATGGTTTAAAATATGGTAGAAAAGTATGTGTTATAGGGCGTTCTATGGAAAGAAATCTCTATACTACTATGGAACTTGGCTATATCAAACTTGATAGAAAAATTTTCATTGACGCTGATGAAGTAAGCAAATACAAAGACAACGAAGTACTAATTGTCACGACAGGAAGTCAAGGTGAGACCATGAGTGCTTTATATAGAATGGCAACTGATGAGCATAAATTTATCAAAATCAAACCTAGCGATCAAGTTATCATTTCAGCTAAAGCAATACCAGGCAATGAAGCAAATGTTTCTGCTGTGCTTGATTTTCTTTTAAAAGCAGGGGCTAAAGTAGCTTATCAAGAATTTAGTGAAATTCATGTAAGCGGACATGCTAGTATAGAAGAACAAAAACTCATGCTAACTTTAGTAAAACCTAAATTTTTCTTACCAGTGCATGGAGAGTATAATCATATCAATAAACACAAAGAAACTGCTCTAAAATGTGGCATACCTGAAAGAAATATCTATTTAATGAGTGATGGGGATCAAGTAGAGCTTTGTCAAAAATATATCAAACGCGTAAAAACAGTTAAAACAGGAAAAGTCTTTGTAGATAATCAAATCAACAAGCAAATCGCAGATGATGTGGTAATTGATAGACAAAAACTAGCAGATAGCGGTATAGTTGTCATCATTGCTCAGCTTGATAAAGCAAGTAAAACACTAATTAATAAACCAAGAGTATTTAGCTATGGCTTGGTAGCTGATAAACAAGATGGAGCATTCTCAAAAGAAATGAGTGATGTTTTAAGTCAATTTTTCCCTAATGTAAAAGATGAAATTTTAGATAATCCAAAAGTTTTAGAAGCTCAAATTAGACAAGTACTAAGAAAGCATATTTTTAGAAAAATCAAAAAATATCCAACCATAGTACCAACTATTTTTGTGATGTAA
- a CDS encoding purine-nucleoside phosphorylase, producing MKNLIVCAGGNEDFKFAQSIGIGLVNSAFSLGKILCQVKVDRVIFIGTCGIYQEGKILDIYESSNAANLEYADLFDSFYTPIVNEIRLNVSHETMINSSNYICKDENIAQEFFKKGVHIENMEAYAVLSCAKTQGIEGICYLCATNFCNEFAHEDFLKNHQKAKELLKDFLLDKKLI from the coding sequence TTGAAAAATCTTATAGTGTGTGCAGGAGGAAATGAGGATTTTAAATTTGCACAAAGTATAGGTATAGGTTTGGTTAATTCTGCATTTTCTCTAGGTAAAATTTTATGTCAAGTAAAGGTAGATAGAGTGATTTTTATAGGTACATGTGGAATTTACCAAGAAGGAAAAATTTTGGACATTTATGAAAGTTCTAATGCTGCAAATTTAGAATACGCAGATTTATTTGACAGTTTCTATACACCTATAGTAAATGAGATTAGATTAAATGTTTCACATGAAACTATGATTAATTCTTCAAATTATATTTGTAAAGATGAAAATATCGCCCAAGAATTTTTTAAAAAGGGTGTACATATAGAAAATATGGAAGCATATGCGGTGCTTTCTTGTGCAAAAACGCAAGGGATAGAAGGAATTTGTTATTTATGTGCGACAAATTTTTGTAATGAATTTGCACATGAGGATTTTTTAAAAAACCATCAAAAGGCAAAAGAATTATTAAAAGATTTTTTGTTAGATAAAAAACTTATATAG
- the prfA gene encoding peptide chain release factor 1 — MLADKLKPFLARFDELNTLLSDVNISNDISKMTALSKEQKNLEPIVEKAKEYLKTLDNIEENKLLLSDPELGELAKEELKNLEVLKPQLEEELKILLLPKDPNDDKNIFLEIRAGTGGDEASLFVGDLVKAYIRYAENRDYKYEIVSSSEGSVGGFKEIIILIKGNGAYSRLKYEGGTHRVQRVPETESQGRVHTSAITVAIMPEVDDVEIQINPNDLKIDVMRSSGHGGQSVNTTDSAVRITHIPTGIVVVNQDGKSQHKNKESAMKVLKARLFEMQEQERLAKESEARKSQVGSGDRSERIRTYNFPQNRISDHRINLTLYRLDAILEGGLFDEIIEPLIAYYQAEALKQENL; from the coding sequence ATGTTAGCTGATAAACTCAAACCTTTTTTAGCACGCTTTGATGAGTTAAACACTCTTCTTAGCGATGTTAATATCTCTAATGATATTTCTAAAATGACAGCTCTATCTAAAGAGCAAAAAAATTTAGAACCTATAGTAGAAAAAGCAAAAGAATATCTCAAAACCTTAGACAATATAGAAGAAAACAAACTTCTTTTATCTGATCCTGAACTAGGGGAACTTGCGAAAGAAGAACTTAAAAATCTCGAAGTTTTAAAACCGCAACTTGAAGAAGAATTAAAAATTCTTTTACTACCTAAAGACCCAAACGATGATAAAAATATTTTTTTAGAAATTCGTGCAGGTACAGGTGGCGATGAAGCTTCTTTATTTGTTGGGGACTTAGTAAAAGCTTATATACGCTATGCAGAAAATCGTGATTATAAATACGAAATCGTAAGCTCAAGTGAAGGTAGCGTAGGGGGATTTAAAGAAATTATCATTCTTATTAAAGGAAATGGAGCTTATTCGAGATTAAAATACGAAGGCGGGACGCACAGAGTTCAAAGAGTACCTGAAACAGAATCTCAAGGTAGAGTTCATACTTCAGCTATTACAGTGGCTATTATGCCTGAAGTTGATGATGTTGAAATTCAAATCAATCCAAATGATTTAAAAATCGATGTAATGCGTAGTAGCGGTCATGGTGGACAAAGCGTAAATACCACAGATAGTGCTGTAAGAATCACTCACATTCCAACAGGTATAGTTGTAGTAAATCAAGATGGTAAAAGCCAACACAAAAACAAAGAAAGCGCCATGAAAGTCTTAAAAGCAAGACTTTTTGAAATGCAAGAACAAGAACGCTTAGCTAAAGAAAGCGAGGCAAGAAAATCACAAGTTGGAAGTGGCGATAGAAGCGAACGCATACGCACTTATAATTTCCCTCAAAATAGAATTAGTGATCATAGAATAAATCTTACTTTATATAGACTTGATGCGATTTTAGAAGGTGGGCTTTTTGATGAGATCATCGAGCCATTAATCGCTTATTATCAAGCAGAAGCTTTAAAACAAGAAAATTTATAA